TGGCCGAGCACAACGCCGGCGTGATCGAGACGATCCTGGGGCGGAACAAAATCGAGCATTTCCAGTTCTACCATCAGCTCGCGCGCCGGACGCAGAGACCGATTCTGTGGCAAAGCCTGCAGCACCGCTGGGCCGAGCCGAACCTCTGGCGCGAGCAGCTCGACGCGGTGGAAGGGATCTTTCGCGACGGCTACCAGGCCTACGGCCTGTCGCACACGGTTCCGCTGGTGCGCCATTTCGACCTGAAGAACTGTCAGGTCTTCGACGAGTTTCCGACCTGGAAAAGCCTGATGTTCCTCCCCGTGGAGGTCCGCAAGCAGGCGCTGCGTGATCCGGAGACCCGCGCGAAGCTGCGGGCCGATCTCGCCGATCCGCGCCCGACGAATTTCCACCGTCGCTGGGACATTCTCCGGGTCGAGAAGACCGCCCGGCCCGAAAACCGCGGCTACAACGGAAGAACCATCGCCGAGGTGGCGGCGATGCGCGGGCAGGACCCTCTCGACGCGTTCCTCGATCTCTCGCTGGAAGAGGATCTTTCCACCGTGTTCTGGAACGCGAACAACGGCGGCGACCCCCGTGCGATGGGCGAGATCTTGCGCAGCCCCTACGTCCTGGTAGGAACCTCGGATGCGGGCGCCCACGTGCAGTTCGGCGCGGATTTCGGGTACGGTACCACCCTGCTCGGCCTCTGGGTGCGCGAGCGGCAGATCATGAGCCTGGAGCAGGCGGTCTACAAGCTGACGTTCCACGTAGCCTCGATTTTCGGGCTCGGCAGGAGAGGGCTGCTGCGGCCGGGATACGCGGCCGATCTCGCGATCTTCGATCCCGAAACGGTCGGTGCGGACGAGCCCGAGTGGGCGAACGACTATCCCGCGAATTCGAAACGTCTCATTCAACGCTCGCGGGGTGTCCACTACACGATCGTCAACGGCAGGGTCATCCACGAAGAAGGACGGATGACCGGGGAGCTTCCGGGGCACGTGCTCCGGGGAGCGCTCTACCGCGAGCAAAGGGCGGCCGCCTGAGCCATGGGGGTCGCCTACGTTCCGGTGGCCCGCGCCGGCGAGCTGGCCGTCGGCGCGATGAAGGAGGTGGATCTCGGAGGCCGGGCCGTCGTGATCGCGCGCACCGCCAGCCGCTACTTCGCGTTCGCCAGGGAATGCCCGCACGAAGGTGCGGATCTGAAAAACGGAGGAGAGCTGCTGGAAGGCGAGAAGCTCAGATGCAACAATCACGGCTACTGCTTCGACCTCAACTCCGGAGACTGCCTGGTGCCGCAGGGCGGTCCGCCGCTGACGGTGCTGGCCGTCGAGGAGCGCGGGGAGGAGGTCTGCATTCGCCTGGAATGGTAGCGGGAGGCTCGTTGGCGGAGCCGGCATGCGGCGCGGGTGCTTCGGGATGAGGACAAACCGGATCGTCCGGCTCCCGGCGGCGGCCCGGCTTCTCTGTCTTCTCTTCCTGTTGCCGGCGCTCGCCGGGGCCCAGGCCCCCGCGAGCTCCGGGAAGAGTTTTCTCTGGGAGGTGCGCTCGGACCGCAGCCGCGTTTTCCTGCTGGGCTCGATCCATTTCCTCAGGGGGGAAGACTACCCGCTGCAGCAGACGATCGAGGAAAGCTTCGCGCGCGCGAAGAAGGTCGTGCTGGAGATCGAACTCGACGGCGCGGCTCCCGAGAGGATCCAGCAGCTCACGCTGGAAAAGGGGCTCTTCCGGAACGGCAAGACTCTCCGGCAGAGCGTCGCCCCGGAAACCTACGAGCTGGCGCGTAGCCGGGCGAAGGAGCTGGGCGTCGATGTGGAAACGCTGGAGCCGTTCAAACCGTGGGTGGTGGCTTTGACCCTTGCCAGCTTGAAGCTCAAGAAGCTCGGTTACGACCCGAGCCTGGGCGTCGACCGCTACCTGGCGCGGCGGGCGAAGGAAGCGAACAAACCGCTTGCGGGGCTGGAGACGGCCGAGTTCCAGATTGCCCTGTTCGACGGGTTTTCCGCGCGCGAACAGGAGCAGATGCTGCTGCAGACGCTGAGGGAAATGGACCTGCTCGACAAAAGCGTGGAGCGGATCGTACAATCGTGGCGTACCGGAGACGCCGCGGCGCTGGCGGACCTCATGCTGGCGAGCATGCGGCAGTACCCCGAGGTGCATCGTAAGCTCATCGAGGACCGCAACCGGCGGTGGGTACCGCAGATCGAGCGGCTGCTGGCGGAGGGAGACGATGCTCTCGTCGTCGTCGGGGCGGCTCATCTCGTCGGCGAGGCCGGCGTGCTGGAGCTGTTGAGGGCTCGGGGCTACCGGGTGGAGCAAAAGTGACGGACGACGGCTGGAAATCCCGCAAGACCATTCGGGTGGCGGACTGGATGAGCGAGCAGGTGCTCGCGGTCGAGGTTTTCGACAGCCT
This window of the Candidatus Zixiibacteriota bacterium genome carries:
- a CDS encoding TraB/GumN family protein, whose protein sequence is MRTNRIVRLPAAARLLCLLFLLPALAGAQAPASSGKSFLWEVRSDRSRVFLLGSIHFLRGEDYPLQQTIEESFARAKKVVLEIELDGAAPERIQQLTLEKGLFRNGKTLRQSVAPETYELARSRAKELGVDVETLEPFKPWVVALTLASLKLKKLGYDPSLGVDRYLARRAKEANKPLAGLETAEFQIALFDGFSAREQEQMLLQTLREMDLLDKSVERIVQSWRTGDAAALADLMLASMRQYPEVHRKLIEDRNRRWVPQIERLLAEGDDALVVVGAAHLVGEAGVLELLRARGYRVEQK
- a CDS encoding amidohydrolase family protein, with amino-acid sequence MEYDLLVRRGRIVDGSGLPSFVADLGVRDGKIVEIGRLTGAAARTIDAEGLAVAPGFIDHHTHLDAQMLWDPYGTCEPQHGITTVIMGNCGLTLAPVSAGGEDALVKSFVRVEAIPRFALEQGVKWAWRSYGDYLDNFEGKVGINVGGLVGHIALRHDVMGEEAVERAATPKEVQRMRAAVLEAMQGGALGISTNRNERHMREDGKPVASRLADDEELFALCDVLAEHNAGVIETILGRNKIEHFQFYHQLARRTQRPILWQSLQHRWAEPNLWREQLDAVEGIFRDGYQAYGLSHTVPLVRHFDLKNCQVFDEFPTWKSLMFLPVEVRKQALRDPETRAKLRADLADPRPTNFHRRWDILRVEKTARPENRGYNGRTIAEVAAMRGQDPLDAFLDLSLEEDLSTVFWNANNGGDPRAMGEILRSPYVLVGTSDAGAHVQFGADFGYGTTLLGLWVRERQIMSLEQAVYKLTFHVASIFGLGRRGLLRPGYAADLAIFDPETVGADEPEWANDYPANSKRLIQRSRGVHYTIVNGRVIHEEGRMTGELPGHVLRGALYREQRAAA
- a CDS encoding Rieske 2Fe-2S domain-containing protein, encoding MGVAYVPVARAGELAVGAMKEVDLGGRAVVIARTASRYFAFARECPHEGADLKNGGELLEGEKLRCNNHGYCFDLNSGDCLVPQGGPPLTVLAVEERGEEVCIRLEW